A window of the Oncorhynchus masou masou isolate Uvic2021 chromosome 13, UVic_Omas_1.1, whole genome shotgun sequence genome harbors these coding sequences:
- the LOC135552594 gene encoding prolactin-releasing peptide receptor-like, whose protein sequence is MDPILEEVLSGANTTGGPSLNHSNNPLDVFSGMQLLLRFKPLFLPLYCLLVAVAGIGNSILLACILADKKLHNATNFFIGNLAAGDLLMCLTCVPLTASYAFDSRGWAFGRPLCHLVPLLQAATVFASVLSLTAIAVDRYVVVAHPVRRRISVEGCGAVALGVWGLSLALAAPPSLHTRYLDLRPRGVELVVCEEFWPSSGQLRLLYSCCILVASYMIPLLSVSVSYCAITVHLRRHTLPGEPSHCQQRWSQRRRKTFSLLVASVLAFALCWLPLQVLNLLLDLDPDYHIVDKRYVNVLQVCCHLVAMSSACYNPFIYASLHSKVWLHLKGYLCPYCRQEPPGGQLLSRSTSRNPATCLSLLSEVSAPAKETPGAVGPESDPTNDSTL, encoded by the exons ATGGATCCCATCCTGGAGGAGGTCCTGAGTGGGGCCAACACTACTGGAGGCCCCTCCCTGAACCACAGCAACAACCCCCTGGACGTGTTCTCTGGCATGCAGCTGCTGCTGCGCTTCAAGCCCCTCTTCCTGCCCCTCTACTGCCTTCTGGTGGCCGTGGCCGGCATAGGCAACTCCATCCTGCTGGCCTGTATCCTGGCCGACAAGAAGCTCCACAATGCCACCAACTTCTTCATCGGTAACCTGGCGGCCGGCGACCTGCTGATGTGTCTGACCTGTGTCCCTCTGACCGCCTCGTACGCCTTCGACAGCCGCGGCTGGGCCTTCGGACGCCCTCTCTGCCACCTGGTGCCGCTGCTGCAGGCCGCCACCGTCTTCGCCTCGGTGCTGTCCCTCACGGCCATCGCCGTGGACCGCTACGTGGTGGTGGCCCACCCAGTGAGGAGGAGGATCTCTGTCGAGGGCTGTGGCGCGGTGGCTCTGGGGGTGTGGGGGTTGTCTCTGGCCCTggctgcccctccctccctccacacgcGCTACCTGGACCTGAGGCCCCGTGGGGTGGAGCTGGTGGTGTGTGAGGAGTTCTGGCCAAGCTCTGgccagctcaggctgctctactCCTGCTGTATCCTGGTAGCCTCCTACATGATCCCTCTGCTGTCAGTCAGCGTATCCTACTGTGCCATCACAGTGCACCTGAGACGCCACACGCTGCCCGGAGAGCCCTCACACTGCCAGCAGCGCTGGAGCCAGAGGAGGAGGAAAACCTTCTCTCTCCTGGTGGCCTCTGTGCTTGCCTTTGCCCTCTGCTGGCTTCCCCTGCAG gtGCTGAACCTGCTGCTGGACCTGGACCCAGACTACCACATTGTGGACAAGCGCTATGTCAATGTGCTGCAGGTGTGCTGCCACCTGGTGGCCATGAGCTCCGCCTGCTACAACCCCTTCATCTACGCCTCCCTGCACAGTAAGGTCTGGCTGCACCTCAAGGGCTACCTGTGCCCTTACTGCCGCCAGGAGCCCCCAGGGGGCCAGCTCCTCTCCCGCTCCACCTCCCGGAACCCGGCCACCTGCCTCAGCCTGCTCTCTGAGGTCTCCGCCCCCGCCAAGGAGACCCCGGGAGCCGTCGGTCCTGAGTCCGACCCCACCAATGACAGCACCCTCTGA